The following are from one region of the Vibrio rarus genome:
- the ribD gene encoding bifunctional diaminohydroxyphosphoribosylaminopyrimidine deaminase/5-amino-6-(5-phosphoribosylamino)uracil reductase RibD gives MHFSLFDHQMMAKAIKLAEKGRFTTHPNPNVGCVITQQQTIVGEGYHIRAGGPHAEVHALRMAGDKARGATAYVTLEPCSHYGRTPPCAEGLIKAGVARVICAMQDPNPQVGGKGIAMLREAGIEVLVGLLEPEAERINRPFLKKMRTGLPWVQLKMAASLDGKTALSNGKSQWITSPQARADVQLYRAQSGAILSTSKTVIDDSASLNVRVTELSADHQQAYPQGEVRQPLRVILDRQRHLTADMRLFSADGEVLVITDNVTPQTRTTKDGIDLPELLANLASQHNINHIWVEAGATLAASFIEQGLVDELIVYLAPKIMGTDGRGLVNLLGLTDMDQAIELNVEQLTQVGPDIKLVATFKQSK, from the coding sequence ATGCACTTTTCTTTATTTGACCATCAGATGATGGCGAAAGCGATTAAATTGGCTGAAAAGGGTCGATTTACTACTCACCCAAACCCTAACGTTGGTTGTGTGATTACACAACAACAAACGATTGTTGGTGAGGGGTATCATATTCGCGCCGGTGGTCCGCATGCGGAAGTGCATGCTTTGCGCATGGCCGGTGATAAGGCAAGGGGGGCGACCGCTTATGTGACTCTTGAGCCTTGCTCTCATTATGGGCGCACTCCCCCTTGTGCCGAAGGGCTAATTAAGGCAGGTGTGGCTCGTGTTATCTGTGCCATGCAAGATCCTAACCCTCAAGTGGGCGGTAAGGGTATCGCCATGTTACGAGAGGCGGGTATTGAAGTATTGGTGGGCTTGTTAGAGCCAGAGGCCGAACGCATTAATCGCCCATTTTTAAAGAAAATGCGTACTGGCTTACCTTGGGTTCAGTTAAAAATGGCAGCCAGTTTAGATGGTAAAACAGCCCTAAGTAATGGCAAAAGTCAGTGGATCACTAGCCCTCAGGCACGGGCGGATGTTCAGCTTTATCGTGCGCAATCAGGGGCTATTTTGTCCACATCAAAAACCGTTATTGATGATAGTGCCTCTTTAAATGTGCGTGTTACTGAGCTATCAGCTGATCATCAGCAAGCTTATCCGCAAGGAGAGGTGAGACAACCGTTACGGGTGATTCTGGATCGTCAGCGTCACCTTACTGCTGACATGCGACTGTTTAGTGCCGATGGCGAAGTGTTGGTGATTACGGATAACGTCACGCCGCAAACGAGAACAACAAAAGATGGTATTGATTTACCCGAGCTACTTGCAAACCTAGCCTCGCAACACAATATTAACCATATCTGGGTAGAAGCCGGTGCAACCTTAGCCGCCAGTTTTATCGAACAAGGCCTTGTGGATGAACTCATTGTCTATTTAGCGCCTAAAATTATGGGCACGGATGGACGAGGCTTAGTTAACCTTCTTGGGTTGACCGATATGGATCAGGCCATTGAGTTGAATGTGGAACAGCTCACTCAGGTAGGGCCAGATATAAAGCTGGTAGCAACATTTAAGCAATCAAAATAG
- the nrdR gene encoding transcriptional regulator NrdR, producing MHCPFCSENETKVIDSRLVADGHQVRRRRQCLACKERFTTFETAELVMPKVIKSNGNREPFNEDKLANGLHRALEKRPVSADAVELSMSIINSKLRATGEREVSSDMIGNLVMEQLKELDKVAYIRFASVYRSFEDIREFGEEIAKLED from the coding sequence ATGCATTGCCCATTTTGTTCAGAAAATGAGACCAAAGTTATCGATTCAAGATTGGTTGCTGACGGGCATCAAGTGCGTCGTCGTCGCCAATGCCTTGCTTGTAAGGAACGTTTCACCACGTTTGAAACGGCTGAGTTGGTGATGCCTAAGGTCATTAAATCAAACGGTAACCGTGAACCTTTCAATGAAGATAAATTAGCAAATGGTTTGCATCGCGCCTTAGAAAAGCGTCCGGTTAGTGCCGATGCTGTTGAGTTATCTATGAGTATTATTAACTCGAAATTGCGCGCCACAGGCGAACGTGAAGTGTCCAGTGACATGATTGGTAATCTAGTCATGGAACAACTTAAAGAGTTAGATAAGGTCGCTTATATCCGCTTTGCCTCTGTGTATCGCAGTTTTGAAGATATTAGAGAGTTTGGCGAAGAGATCGCTAAACTGGAAGATTGA
- a CDS encoding glutamate-5-semialdehyde dehydrogenase has protein sequence MDLIQLGQRAKQASFALATSTTATKNQALAIMADELLKQSQTILDANAIDIQKGRDAGMSEALLDRLLLTEARLAAIADDVRNVIKLSDPIGSELDSRVLENGLALSRRRVPLGVVGVIYEARPNVTIDIASLCLKTGNGSILRGGRETFHSNMALVKVIQTALQQAGLPAASVQYIDKPDRELVSKLLKLDEYVDMIIPRGGAGLHKMCKENSTIPVIIGGFGISHIFVDESADMARSLTVVENSKVQRPSACNSLDTLLVHQAVAEEFITKLAKQLNGKVEFVADASALVYFSDADNVRAAEQGDFDTEWLAFTLGVKVVDDVEGAIKHMRDHNASHSDAIMTNDLTNAERFINAAGSAAVYVNASTRFTDGAQFGLGAEVAVSTQKLHARGPMGLEELTSYKWVGKGDYLARP, from the coding sequence GTGGATTTAATTCAACTTGGCCAGCGTGCAAAACAAGCGTCTTTTGCTCTAGCGACCAGCACAACAGCAACTAAAAATCAGGCGTTGGCTATTATGGCTGATGAGTTATTGAAGCAATCGCAGACCATTCTCGATGCCAATGCTATTGATATTCAAAAGGGTCGAGATGCGGGCATGAGCGAAGCTCTGTTAGATCGCCTGTTATTAACGGAAGCCAGATTGGCTGCTATTGCCGATGACGTGCGTAACGTCATCAAACTGAGCGATCCTATTGGTAGTGAACTGGATAGTCGCGTCTTAGAAAATGGTTTAGCTTTATCTCGCCGTCGCGTGCCATTAGGTGTGGTTGGCGTAATTTATGAAGCCAGACCTAATGTCACCATAGATATTGCCTCTTTATGTTTAAAAACGGGCAACGGGAGTATCTTGCGTGGTGGCAGAGAGACTTTCCACTCCAATATGGCACTGGTTAAGGTTATTCAAACTGCGTTACAGCAAGCAGGATTACCCGCAGCTTCGGTTCAATATATCGATAAGCCTGACCGTGAGTTGGTGTCTAAACTGTTGAAACTGGATGAATACGTCGACATGATTATTCCTCGAGGTGGAGCGGGCTTACATAAAATGTGTAAAGAGAACAGCACCATACCTGTCATCATTGGTGGTTTTGGTATTTCTCATATCTTCGTCGATGAAAGTGCTGATATGGCACGCTCATTAACTGTGGTTGAAAACTCAAAAGTGCAACGTCCATCAGCGTGTAACTCACTCGATACTCTGCTAGTACACCAAGCTGTAGCCGAGGAATTTATCACTAAATTAGCCAAGCAGCTGAACGGGAAAGTTGAGTTTGTCGCAGATGCCTCTGCTTTAGTTTATTTTAGCGATGCAGATAACGTCCGAGCTGCAGAGCAAGGTGACTTTGATACAGAATGGTTAGCGTTCACGCTTGGGGTTAAAGTGGTTGATGACGTAGAGGGCGCTATTAAACATATGCGTGATCATAATGCCAGCCATTCAGATGCGATTATGACCAATGATCTTACTAACGCAGAACGCTTTATTAATGCTGCCGGCTCTGCCGCTGTATACGTGAATGCATCTACAAGGTTTACCGACGGCGCGCAATTTGGATTAGGGGCTGAAGTGGCCGTGTCCACTCAAAAATTGCATGCGCGCGGACCGATGGGATTAGAGGAACTCACCAGCTACAAATGGGTAGGCAAGGGGGATTATTTAGCTCGCCCTTAG
- the proB gene encoding glutamate 5-kinase, whose product MQAKTVVVKLGTSVLTGGSQFLNRAHMVELVRQCAELKKQGYNLVLVSSGAIAAGREQLGHPNLVKSMATKQLLAAVGQSHLIQVWESLFAIYDLKIGQMLLTRADLEDRERFLNARDTMNALIAHHIIPVVNENDAVSITEIKVGDNDNLSALVGILCGADKLLLLTDQPGLFTADPRNNPKAELIREVTTIDKTLRKIAGGSGTTLGTGGMATKLQAADIARRAGIEVIIAAGSAKNVILESVSSSPCGTRFWPIAGSLENRKRWILAGPAASGDVTIDDGAVNALQSKGSSLLAKGVVGVNGHFARGEVARIVTQSGQLVAKGLVRYSSDDLTQIKGMHSKAIGEVLGHDYGSEVIHRDDLVMMQD is encoded by the coding sequence ATGCAAGCTAAGACTGTTGTAGTGAAACTCGGCACCAGCGTGTTAACTGGAGGATCTCAGTTTCTTAATCGCGCTCATATGGTAGAACTTGTACGTCAGTGCGCAGAATTGAAGAAACAAGGGTACAACCTTGTTCTTGTTTCATCAGGTGCCATTGCTGCAGGGCGCGAGCAACTAGGTCATCCAAATCTTGTCAAATCGATGGCAACCAAACAACTCCTAGCCGCGGTGGGTCAGTCACACCTTATTCAAGTGTGGGAATCCCTCTTTGCCATATATGACCTTAAAATTGGTCAGATGTTACTAACCCGAGCGGATTTAGAAGACAGAGAGCGTTTCCTGAACGCTAGAGATACGATGAATGCGTTAATCGCGCACCACATTATTCCTGTCGTTAATGAGAATGATGCTGTTTCGATCACGGAAATTAAAGTGGGAGACAATGACAACTTGTCTGCTTTAGTGGGGATACTCTGTGGTGCAGACAAACTGCTTCTTTTAACGGATCAACCGGGTTTATTTACAGCGGACCCAAGAAATAACCCTAAGGCTGAGCTGATTCGTGAAGTGACCACCATTGACAAAACATTACGTAAAATTGCTGGTGGCAGTGGTACCACTTTAGGTACGGGTGGTATGGCAACGAAATTGCAAGCCGCAGATATTGCTAGACGTGCCGGTATTGAAGTGATCATAGCCGCGGGCAGTGCAAAAAATGTGATTTTAGAGAGTGTCTCTTCATCACCCTGTGGAACGCGCTTTTGGCCAATTGCTGGCTCTTTAGAGAATCGTAAACGCTGGATCTTAGCCGGCCCTGCTGCGTCAGGTGACGTTACCATTGATGATGGTGCCGTCAATGCCTTACAAAGTAAAGGTAGTAGCCTTCTTGCTAAAGGGGTTGTTGGCGTAAATGGTCACTTTGCTCGTGGTGAGGTGGCACGTATTGTGACTCAATCTGGACAACTTGTAGCTAAGGGATTAGTGCGTTACTCCAGTGACGATTTAACACAAATTAAAGGGATGCATAGTAAGGCAATCGGCGAGGTGTTAGGGCATGATTATGGCTCAGAAGTGATACACCGCGATGATTTAGTCATGATGCAGGATTAA
- the crl gene encoding sigma factor-binding protein Crl, producing MSGKQPTYHRMISKLKAIGPYLREAECQPNLFLFDCLSVCVDDSKSPECREFWGWWMELEKQDEGTVCIARFHHGKYNASGIWVDEKVPSTAAAEVKRTQSVFQSKIQAQLSEQFAFEFALHDDSEAIA from the coding sequence ATGTCAGGAAAGCAGCCTACTTATCATCGAATGATCTCAAAGCTTAAAGCTATCGGCCCTTATTTACGTGAAGCAGAGTGCCAACCGAATCTATTTTTGTTTGATTGCTTGTCCGTGTGTGTGGATGATAGCAAATCTCCAGAGTGTCGTGAGTTTTGGGGATGGTGGATGGAGCTTGAAAAGCAAGATGAAGGGACAGTCTGTATCGCACGTTTCCATCATGGTAAATATAATGCATCGGGCATTTGGGTCGATGAAAAAGTGCCTAGTACGGCCGCTGCGGAAGTAAAGCGCACGCAATCTGTGTTTCAATCAAAGATTCAAGCTCAACTGAGTGAACAGTTTGCTTTTGAATTTGCACTGCACGATGACTCTGAGGCGATTGCATAG
- the frsA gene encoding esterase FrsA, whose protein sequence is MIDDTNKNLSEKLFAKHHQAKETSSLTPYMPSSLSVLEDKPQSSWYRNLRRLQWIWQGADPIEQEEVLARISSSKHSRTKDEWLDTVMGFHSGNWAYEWTQAGMVHQRRATELKGEEAALALYKASLYFSIAAYPHIKGDNLSLQAHVLANKAYEEASNVSQYVFKQLNIPYKGKTIQANLHLPHTERPLPVVVVCAGLDSVQTDMWKLFLDHLAPNEFAMLTIDMPSVGKSSNWTLSEDSCCLHQAVIDYLPQVPFIDHWNVGLLGFRFGGNALVRLSFLEQTRIKACVAIGAPVHDILSSPDKLNKMPKMYFDVLGSRLGKLPIDISSLAGQMSAWSLKTQGLLASRKTSVPILAISLEGDVIAPHSDNQLIAMSSKVGRAVKVPSKNLSSGYQKSLDLAVDWLLEELKS, encoded by the coding sequence ATGATTGATGACACCAATAAAAACCTTTCAGAGAAACTCTTTGCCAAACACCATCAAGCAAAAGAGACGTCCAGTTTGACGCCGTATATGCCAAGTAGCTTAAGTGTTTTAGAAGACAAGCCTCAGAGCTCATGGTATCGAAACTTGCGTCGCTTGCAGTGGATTTGGCAAGGGGCTGATCCCATAGAACAAGAAGAGGTTTTAGCTCGTATATCATCGTCTAAACATTCTCGAACTAAGGATGAATGGTTGGATACTGTGATGGGGTTTCACTCCGGAAACTGGGCTTATGAGTGGACTCAAGCCGGTATGGTGCATCAAAGGCGCGCCACTGAATTAAAAGGTGAGGAGGCTGCTCTAGCTTTATACAAAGCCAGTTTGTATTTTAGTATTGCAGCTTATCCTCACATCAAAGGGGATAATCTCTCTTTACAGGCGCATGTGTTGGCCAATAAAGCTTACGAAGAAGCATCAAATGTCAGTCAGTATGTGTTTAAGCAACTGAACATTCCTTATAAAGGCAAAACCATTCAAGCGAACTTGCATTTACCCCACACTGAGCGCCCGCTGCCGGTAGTGGTAGTCTGTGCTGGTTTAGATAGCGTGCAAACGGATATGTGGAAGCTGTTCCTTGATCATTTGGCCCCTAATGAATTTGCTATGTTGACCATAGATATGCCGTCTGTGGGCAAAAGCAGTAATTGGACATTGTCGGAAGACTCCTGTTGCCTGCATCAAGCGGTGATCGATTATTTACCACAAGTCCCTTTTATTGATCATTGGAATGTGGGCTTGCTAGGGTTTCGTTTCGGCGGTAACGCTTTGGTACGCCTTAGCTTTTTAGAGCAAACGCGCATTAAAGCCTGTGTCGCCATTGGCGCGCCAGTTCATGATATTTTATCTTCCCCTGATAAGCTTAATAAGATGCCAAAAATGTATTTTGATGTGTTGGGCTCTCGATTAGGTAAATTGCCCATTGATATATCGAGTTTGGCGGGGCAAATGTCGGCATGGTCGCTAAAAACACAAGGCTTATTGGCCTCAAGAAAAACCAGCGTGCCTATTCTAGCCATCTCTTTAGAGGGGGACGTAATTGCACCGCATAGCGATAATCAGCTGATTGCAATGTCAAGTAAAGTGGGCAGAGCGGTGAAAGTGCCATCGAAAAATTTGAGCTCTGGCTATCAAAAATCGTTAGATTTAGCGGTGGACTGGCTGTTAGAAGAATTAAAGTCGTGA
- the gpt gene encoding xanthine phosphoribosyltransferase yields the protein MPKKYIITWDEMQTNCRELARRQMPAEQWKGIWGVSRGGLVPAAILARELGIRYVDTICISSYDHDHQRDMSILKAPEGDGEGFLIVEDLVDSGETARQLRKMYPKAKLIAVCAKPSGVELLDDYVVDIEQETWIEQPWDMQLTFVEPVNRKRK from the coding sequence ATGCCAAAAAAATACATCATCACTTGGGATGAAATGCAAACCAACTGTCGCGAACTTGCTAGGCGTCAAATGCCAGCCGAACAGTGGAAAGGGATTTGGGGTGTAAGCCGCGGTGGTTTAGTACCCGCAGCTATTCTTGCTCGTGAACTAGGGATTCGTTATGTAGATACTATTTGTATCTCAAGCTATGACCACGATCACCAGCGTGATATGAGCATTCTTAAGGCCCCTGAGGGTGATGGAGAAGGCTTCCTGATTGTTGAAGATTTAGTCGATAGCGGTGAAACTGCACGTCAGTTACGTAAAATGTACCCTAAAGCTAAATTAATTGCAGTATGTGCCAAACCTTCTGGTGTTGAATTGCTGGATGACTATGTGGTCGATATTGAGCAAGAAACTTGGATCGAACAACCTTGGGATATGCAGCTTACTTTTGTTGAGCCGGTTAATCGCAAGCGTAAATAG
- a CDS encoding NCS2 family permease, translating into MLEKLFKLREHGTTVRTEIIAGITTFLTMAYIIFVNPTMLSATGMDHGAVFVATCLAAAIGCMVMGLYANYPIAQAPGMGLNAFFTYGVVLGMGYTWQVALAAVFVSGILFVLLSLLRIREWIINSIPMSLRTGISAGIGLFLAFIGLKNAGIVVGHPGTLVSLGDITGLHAVLGAIGFFITIGLVHRGVRGAVMIAILAVTVLGLLLGDVQYHGIIATPPSIAPTFMQLDFAGVFEVGMISVIFAFLFVDLFDTAGTLVGVASKANLMTEDGKLPRLNKALLADSTATSVGALLGTSNTTSYVESTAGVAAGGRTGLTAVTVGVLFLLALLFSPLAGMIPAYATAGALFYVAILMLSGLVNIDWSDISEAAPVVVTCLLMPLTFSIAEGISLGFISYAAIKLLSGKGREVSLSVWVMSAIFILKYILAA; encoded by the coding sequence ATGCTGGAGAAGCTATTCAAACTACGTGAACATGGAACGACGGTTCGCACTGAAATCATTGCAGGTATTACGACCTTCCTGACAATGGCTTATATTATTTTCGTTAACCCAACAATGCTATCTGCAACAGGCATGGATCATGGCGCTGTTTTTGTCGCGACATGTTTAGCCGCTGCAATTGGTTGTATGGTCATGGGCCTATACGCTAACTACCCTATTGCTCAAGCACCAGGTATGGGACTTAATGCCTTCTTCACTTACGGTGTTGTATTAGGAATGGGTTACACTTGGCAAGTGGCTTTAGCGGCAGTCTTTGTCTCTGGTATCTTGTTTGTTCTACTGAGTCTATTACGCATTCGTGAATGGATCATTAACTCAATTCCTATGTCACTACGTACAGGTATTTCTGCAGGTATTGGCCTTTTCCTAGCATTTATCGGACTAAAGAATGCTGGTATTGTTGTTGGTCACCCAGGCACTTTGGTTTCATTGGGAGATATTACCGGTTTGCATGCTGTACTCGGTGCGATTGGCTTCTTTATTACCATTGGTTTAGTGCACCGTGGGGTACGCGGCGCTGTGATGATTGCTATTTTAGCCGTTACGGTTTTAGGCTTGCTTTTGGGTGACGTGCAATACCACGGGATTATCGCGACACCGCCAAGTATCGCGCCTACATTTATGCAACTAGATTTTGCAGGTGTGTTTGAGGTTGGCATGATCTCGGTCATCTTTGCCTTCTTATTTGTCGATCTATTTGATACTGCGGGCACACTTGTTGGTGTAGCTTCAAAAGCGAATCTAATGACAGAAGATGGTAAATTACCTCGTTTAAACAAGGCGTTACTTGCCGATTCTACTGCAACATCTGTTGGTGCTTTGCTTGGTACTTCAAATACCACTTCTTATGTTGAATCTACAGCCGGTGTTGCCGCTGGTGGCCGTACAGGCCTGACTGCGGTAACGGTTGGCGTACTTTTCTTATTGGCTTTGCTGTTTTCACCATTAGCGGGTATGATTCCGGCATACGCTACAGCGGGTGCGTTATTTTATGTCGCTATCTTAATGTTATCTGGTTTGGTTAATATCGACTGGAGTGACATTTCAGAGGCAGCACCAGTAGTGGTCACTTGCTTATTAATGCCATTAACTTTCTCTATTGCAGAGGGCATTAGCTTAGGCTTTATTTCTTACGCAGCAATAAAATTATTGAGTGGTAAGGGTCGCGAGGTTTCTCTCAGTGTTTGGGTGATGTCTGCTATATTTATTTTGAAATATATTCTAGCCGCTTAA